The nucleotide sequence TTTCTAAAgtatgaatggagaaggcaatggcaccccactccagtactcttgcctggaaaatcccatggatggagaagcctggtaggctgcagtccatggggtcgctaagagtcgggcacacctgagcgacttcactttcacttttcactttcatgcattggagaaggaaatggcaacccactccagtattcttgcctggagaatcccagggacggaggagcctggtgagccgctgtctatggggttgcacagagtcggacacgactgaagcgacttagcagcagcagcagcagcaaagtatgaattctctgatgtccAATGAAACAGTACTTACAGGTAAAAGATTTATCATATTTCTTGTACTGATAAGGCTTTTCTCCACTATGGATTTTGCTATGGGTACTGAGGTACTTCCTTCAGCTAAAGGATTTTCAACATTCGGTGCAGGCGTAAGGCCTTTTTCCACCGTGAACTCTGTGATGTACAATTATGTTCCAGTTTTGGAaaaaagatttattatattcattgcacTCGAAAGACTTTTCTCCAGTGTGGATTTTCCTAGGGATATGTGGAAGCTGTCTCTGGCTAAAGGATTACCAACATTTAAGCCCTTTCAGAagtgtgaactctctgatgaCGATGAAGGCCTGACCTATCAGTAAAACATTTCCCACATTCTCTGCACTCATAAGGCTTTTCTCCACTGTGAACCCTCTGATGCCGATGAAGACGTGACCTATCAATAAAACATTTTCCACATTCAATGCACTCATAAGGTCTTTCTCCACTGTGAACGCTCTGATGATTCTGGAGGCCTCTCTTAACAataaaagatttcccacattcactgcactgATAGGGCCTTTCTCCGCTGTGAACTCTCTGATGGTACCGGAGaccacttgaaaaaataaaacatttcccacattcactgcactcatAGGGCCTTTCTCCACTGTGAACTCTCTGATGATACTGAAGACCTCTCTTATCAATGTAacatttcccacattcactgcattcataaggcctttctccagAATGAACTCGCTGATGATAATGGAGGTCAGATTTAGCGataaaagatttcccacattcactgcacccATAGGGCCTCTCGCCACTGTGAACTCTCTGATGATACTGGAGGCCACGGAGAGCAACAAAAGACTttccacattcactgcactcatAAGGCCGTTCGCcagtgtgaactctctgatgGTCAATTAACCGCCCCTTTTGGATGAAAGATTtaccacattccttacatttataaggcttttctccagtgtggATTTTTCTATGGATTCTGAGGTACCTCCTTTGGCTAAATGACTTTCCACATTCAGGACAGGCATATAGTGTTCCTCCAGAGTTAAATCTCTGACCTGCAAGGAAGCCAGATTTGTGGGCAAAAAATTTTCCAGAATGGCTGCATTCATAAGACCTTTCTCTGGCACGAACTTCCTCATGCTGAATAAGGCTATTTCTTTGGATGCAGGCTTCCCTACATTTGCTGAACTCACAAAATCCTTCACCAGTGAGGGCTTCTTCATCCTGAACAAGTATGTCTGTGGGGTTGGAGACTATCTTGTCTTCTCCCCAGCTCTGATGACTTTTTccactgtgaaaaacagca is from Bos indicus isolate NIAB-ARS_2022 breed Sahiwal x Tharparkar chromosome 18, NIAB-ARS_B.indTharparkar_mat_pri_1.0, whole genome shotgun sequence and encodes:
- the LOC109572569 gene encoding zinc finger protein 211-like; the protein is MAAASLPVPPQGSVTFEDVAVYFSWNEWCLLDEVQIRLYLDVMLENFALVCMLGSCHGVQHAETCSEQNVFAEGASQISTLRAELSPENTQPCKICVPVLRDILHLAEEQGTNREQKEYTCGTCGKQFYFTANVQQHTGVKFCQCHMGRSAYLKSCTIHAARNVSTNMEIGNDFLANMGIQKQATNTRMPRNNSKEYDAVFHSGKSHQSWGEDKIVSNPTDILVQDEEALTGEGFCEFSKCREACIQRNSLIQHEEVRARERSYECSHSGKFFAHKSGFLAGQRFNSGGTLYACPECGKSFSQRRYLRIHRKIHTGEKPYKCKECGKSFIQKGRLIDHQRVHTGERPYECSECGKSFVALRGLQYHQRVHSGERPYGCSECGKSFIAKSDLHYHQRVHSGERPYECSECGKCYIDKRGLQYHQRVHSGERPYECSECGKCFIFSSGLRYHQRVHSGERPYQCSECGKSFIVKRGLQNHQSVHSGERPYECIECGKCFIDRSRLHRHQRVHSGEKPYECRECGKCFTDRSGLHRHQRVHTSERA